A single Thiohalobacter thiocyanaticus DNA region contains:
- a CDS encoding MFS transporter: protein MPRFLHARYRRHAISVRLRFLTPLLLAAIALGLTGRSVELTLPMVLSSAAGDFGLSNRQLGLFAMAEVLGVTLASASSIWWLRHTRPAQLALVGILAFIAGNALTPFVPVGWLFPVRFLTALLGEGALLIVATALLGGAAQASRVYAFYMAAQMLLGALLLTLQGQLASQIGLLGVMTSFVGLGLLTLLALPFVLHSGYQAGDEASGTGVHGRLGLSAVLLLAAMGLFHMGVGGAWAFLQQRGGQLGLDFSSGGWVMSAIMASGMLGTGIAVLGGQTLGYRLPFWLGTIGLAAGGTLAGLVDGLLWLFAGGMLLMIGWNLVVPYQIAALGRRGPVAGQLALVPASQGAGLAAGPMLVGWMASADDYTIIALVSSVSAALALLCSLWGLREQDS, encoded by the coding sequence ATGCCGCGCTTCCTGCACGCCCGATACCGGAGGCACGCCATTTCAGTCCGGCTGAGGTTTCTGACGCCCCTGCTGCTCGCCGCCATCGCCCTGGGACTGACCGGGCGCTCGGTGGAGTTGACCCTGCCCATGGTGCTCAGCAGCGCGGCCGGGGACTTCGGCCTGAGCAACCGCCAGCTGGGCCTGTTCGCGATGGCGGAAGTGCTGGGGGTCACCCTGGCCTCGGCCAGTTCCATCTGGTGGCTGCGCCATACCCGACCGGCCCAGCTGGCCCTGGTCGGCATCCTGGCCTTCATCGCCGGCAATGCACTCACCCCCTTTGTGCCGGTCGGCTGGCTGTTCCCCGTACGCTTTCTCACGGCGCTGCTCGGTGAGGGGGCGCTGCTCATCGTGGCCACGGCGCTGCTGGGGGGCGCGGCCCAGGCCAGCCGGGTCTATGCCTTCTACATGGCGGCCCAGATGCTGCTGGGAGCGCTGCTGCTGACCCTCCAGGGACAGCTGGCCAGCCAGATCGGCCTGCTCGGGGTGATGACCAGTTTCGTCGGGCTGGGCCTGCTGACCCTGCTGGCACTACCCTTCGTCCTGCATAGCGGCTATCAGGCCGGGGATGAAGCATCCGGCACCGGCGTTCACGGCCGACTGGGGCTGAGTGCGGTGCTGCTGCTGGCGGCCATGGGCCTGTTTCACATGGGCGTGGGCGGCGCCTGGGCCTTTCTGCAGCAGCGCGGCGGCCAGCTGGGGCTGGACTTCAGCAGCGGTGGCTGGGTGATGAGCGCCATCATGGCCAGCGGCATGCTGGGCACCGGAATCGCCGTATTGGGCGGGCAGACGCTGGGTTACCGGCTGCCGTTCTGGCTCGGCACCATCGGGCTGGCGGCGGGCGGCACGCTGGCGGGGCTGGTGGACGGCCTGCTGTGGCTGTTCGCCGGCGGCATGCTGCTCATGATCGGCTGGAACCTGGTCGTGCCCTATCAGATCGCCGCGCTGGGACGGCGCGGCCCGGTCGCGGGACAGCTGGCGCTGGTGCCGGCCAGCCAGGGGGCCGGCCTGGCGGCAGGCCCGATGCTGGTGGGCTGGATGGCGAGCGCGGACGACTACACCATCATCGCACTGGTGAGCAGCGTCAGTGCGGCACTGGCGCTGCTGTGCAGTCTGTGGGGATTACGGGAGCAGGACTCATGA
- a CDS encoding superoxide dismutase, translated as MTHTLPDLPYPGNALEPHISAETLEYHHGKHHATYVANLNKLIEGTEYADKALEDIIRSAPAGGLFNNAAQVWNHTFYWNCMSPNGGGEPAGALADAIKAAFGSFADFKEKFSTSGATNFGSGWTWLVQKSDGSVDIMNTSNAGCPLTEGVTPLLTLDVWEHAYYIDYRNARPKYIEAFWNVVNWDFVAGNFQG; from the coding sequence ATGACTCACACCCTGCCGGATCTGCCCTATCCCGGAAACGCACTGGAACCGCACATCTCCGCCGAAACGCTGGAGTACCATCACGGCAAGCACCACGCCACCTACGTCGCCAATCTCAACAAGCTGATCGAAGGCACCGAGTACGCGGACAAGGCCCTCGAGGACATCATCAGATCCGCACCGGCCGGCGGCCTGTTCAACAATGCCGCGCAGGTGTGGAATCACACCTTCTACTGGAACTGCATGAGCCCCAACGGCGGCGGCGAGCCCGCCGGGGCGCTGGCCGATGCGATCAAGGCGGCGTTCGGCTCCTTCGCTGACTTCAAGGAGAAATTCTCCACTTCCGGCGCCACCAATTTCGGTTCCGGCTGGACCTGGCTGGTGCAGAAGTCCGACGGCTCCGTCGACATCATGAACACCAGCAACGCCGGCTGCCCGCTGACGGAAGGGGTGACACCGCTGCTGACCCTGGATGTCTGGGAGCACGCCTACTACATCGATTACCGCAACGCCCGCCCGAAATACATCGAGGCGTTCTGGAATGTCGTGAACTGGGATTTCGTCGCCGGCAACTTCCAGGGCTGA
- a CDS encoding DUF2959 domain-containing protein, with protein MMKSAPTGTAPAALAMLAALTLAGCQTAYYGAMEKLGFEKRDLLVDRVEDARGAQQEAKQQFENALEQFIAVTDFRGGELEDRYRRLKSEYDASESQAEKVSDRIRDVERVARDLFAEWEHELEQYTSRDLRRASERQLADTRRRYDLLIDRMRRAERRIEPVLNAFRDRVLFLKHNLNAQAISALRADRAEVESDIAALVAEMNASIAEADAFIQRMSAD; from the coding sequence ATGATGAAATCCGCCCCGACAGGCACCGCCCCGGCCGCGCTGGCAATGCTGGCGGCCCTGACACTGGCCGGCTGCCAGACGGCCTACTACGGCGCGATGGAGAAACTCGGGTTCGAGAAGCGCGACCTCCTGGTCGACCGCGTGGAGGACGCCCGCGGGGCGCAGCAGGAGGCGAAGCAGCAGTTCGAGAACGCCCTCGAGCAGTTCATCGCCGTGACCGATTTCCGGGGCGGCGAACTCGAGGACCGGTACCGCAGACTGAAATCAGAGTATGACGCCAGCGAGTCGCAGGCCGAAAAGGTAAGCGACCGGATCCGCGATGTCGAGCGCGTGGCCCGGGATCTGTTCGCGGAATGGGAACATGAACTGGAACAGTACACCAGCCGGGACCTGCGCCGCGCCAGCGAGCGGCAGCTGGCCGACACCCGCCGCCGCTATGACCTGCTGATCGACAGGATGCGCCGGGCCGAACGCCGGATCGAGCCGGTACTGAACGCCTTCCGCGACCGCGTCCTGTTCCTCAAGCACAATCTCAACGCCCAGGCGATCAGCGCCCTGCGCGCGGACCGGGCCGAGGTCGAGTCCGACATCGCGGCGCTGGTGGCCGAGATGAACGCCTCCATTGCCGAGGCGGATGCATTCATCCAGCGGATGTCCGCGGACTGA
- a CDS encoding putative PEP-binding protein, whose product MPSEPIIHGMPYFPGRAAGRLHTRPDSLTGQHIALITPGDIRHITGLPAGFLIVEPTPFSHAMITLLGLGIPTVLIEAGQAQALQTGMPVGIDGMTGEIGINAGIPARHAPSPRQRRPGARLNTVDGTRVRLLASVRSAAAARQAAAAGASGIGLVRSEFLSPQDGTIPDADFYRRSFRDLLDAAAPLPVTVRLLDLAADKLPAWLPPTPRLGEPLGLQGVRLYHTRPIQQVIRDQLTALAELADTHSIRLLLPFIVRLEELQCWQTMARRRLPDSVRIGAMAETLAAVLDIPHLLDSADFVAIGCNDLMQAVFSADRDEPVLRHYLDPYAPVLFRLFRQIAASAGERLERIQLCGVLAQIQGVLPVLLGLGYRNFSVDAPFIPHLADTIAGISLSDCEALAADICTARTTQQSLEILQLDSQRHPPYLA is encoded by the coding sequence ATGCCGTCCGAACCGATCATCCATGGCATGCCCTATTTTCCCGGCAGGGCGGCAGGCCGGCTGCACACCAGGCCGGACAGCCTCACCGGGCAGCACATTGCACTGATCACCCCCGGCGATATCCGGCATATCACCGGCCTGCCGGCCGGCTTTCTGATTGTTGAACCCACCCCGTTCTCGCACGCCATGATCACCCTGCTGGGACTGGGCATCCCCACCGTCCTGATCGAGGCAGGTCAGGCGCAGGCGCTGCAGACCGGAATGCCGGTCGGGATCGATGGCATGACCGGGGAGATCGGCATCAATGCCGGGATCCCCGCCCGGCATGCACCTTCACCGCGGCAGCGGCGGCCGGGAGCCCGGCTGAACACAGTGGATGGCACAAGGGTCAGGCTGCTGGCCAGCGTCCGGTCGGCTGCTGCCGCCAGGCAGGCGGCCGCGGCTGGCGCCAGCGGGATCGGGCTGGTCCGGTCGGAGTTCCTGTCGCCGCAGGACGGGACCATCCCGGACGCGGACTTCTACCGCCGCAGCTTTCGCGATCTGCTCGATGCAGCCGCGCCGCTGCCGGTCACGGTGCGCCTGCTGGACCTGGCCGCAGACAAGCTGCCGGCCTGGCTGCCGCCGACCCCAAGGCTGGGCGAGCCGCTGGGACTGCAGGGCGTACGGCTCTATCATACCCGCCCGATCCAGCAGGTGATCCGGGATCAGCTCACCGCGCTGGCCGAACTGGCGGACACACACAGCATCCGTCTGCTGCTGCCCTTCATTGTCAGGCTCGAGGAATTGCAATGCTGGCAGACAATGGCGCGCCGGCGCCTGCCTGACAGCGTCCGCATCGGCGCGATGGCCGAGACACTGGCGGCCGTACTGGATATCCCGCACCTGCTCGACAGTGCCGACTTCGTCGCCATCGGCTGCAATGACCTGATGCAGGCCGTGTTTTCCGCAGACCGCGATGAGCCCGTGCTGCGACACTACCTGGATCCCTATGCACCTGTCCTGTTCCGTCTGTTCAGGCAGATCGCCGCCAGCGCCGGCGAGCGGCTGGAGCGGATCCAGCTGTGCGGTGTGCTGGCGCAGATCCAGGGCGTGCTGCCCGTGCTCCTGGGGCTGGGCTATCGCAACTTTTCCGTGGATGCGCCCTTCATCCCCCATCTGGCCGACACGATCGCCGGCATCAGTCTGAGCGACTGCGAGGCGCTTGCCGCGGACATCTGTACAGCCCGGACAACGCAGCAGAGCCTGGAAATTCTGCAATTGGACTCACAGCGGCATCCGCCGTATCTGGCCTGA
- a CDS encoding arginine N-succinyltransferase: MENTGSPDDSPKQGGLRWPQVTLIVLVTIAVTAGLTYWLLNHYLFLSEFRPVELKPHEAQVLDRKLRAIGVQTQASPDAGSGPPLEPEPYSEAGARREVAFSERELNAMLARNTDLAQKLAIDLSDDLISAKLLVPLEPDFPVLGGKTLRVHAGMEFAYREGRPVVVLKGVSLMGVPIPNAWLGNLKNVDLVGEYGGDQGFWKRFADGVEDIHVEEGHLLVKLKQ; encoded by the coding sequence ATGGAAAATACCGGCTCCCCCGACGACAGCCCGAAGCAGGGCGGTCTGCGCTGGCCCCAGGTCACCCTCATCGTGCTCGTCACCATCGCCGTGACCGCCGGCCTGACCTACTGGCTGCTCAACCACTACCTGTTCCTCAGCGAGTTCAGGCCGGTGGAACTCAAACCCCACGAGGCACAGGTACTCGACCGCAAGCTGCGCGCCATCGGCGTTCAGACCCAGGCGAGCCCCGATGCCGGCAGCGGCCCGCCGCTGGAGCCCGAACCCTACAGCGAGGCAGGCGCCCGCCGCGAGGTTGCCTTCAGCGAGCGGGAACTCAACGCCATGCTGGCCAGGAATACCGACCTGGCGCAGAAACTCGCCATCGACCTGTCCGATGACCTGATCAGCGCCAAACTGCTGGTGCCACTGGAACCGGATTTCCCGGTGCTGGGCGGCAAGACGCTGCGCGTGCACGCCGGCATGGAATTCGCCTACCGGGAAGGCCGCCCGGTGGTGGTGCTCAAGGGAGTCAGCCTGATGGGCGTACCGATCCCCAATGCCTGGCTGGGCAACCTGAAGAATGTCGATCTTGTCGGGGAATACGGCGGCGACCAGGGGTTCTGGAAGCGCTTCGCCGATGGCGTGGAGGACATCCATGTCGAGGAAGGCCACCTGCTGGTGAAACTCAAGCAGTAA
- a CDS encoding c-type cytochrome codes for MDLKPLAVAILAITLTACGKQDESAQEAGETLTDRAATLADEGAQSAQEMAESTARAVDEAADSAAETGSDMIESAQETGQAAMDTGAEALEDAGDKLAEAGETASETAAAAAGQDSDPAAGESVYKANCFACHGAGVAGAPKLGDSANWAPRIEQGMDVLYTHAIEGYQGESGYMPPKGGFTSLSDEEVKAAVQYMVEESR; via the coding sequence ATGGACCTGAAACCCCTGGCTGTGGCAATACTCGCCATTACCCTGACGGCGTGCGGCAAGCAGGACGAGAGCGCGCAGGAAGCAGGCGAAACCCTGACGGACAGGGCCGCCACCCTGGCCGATGAAGGCGCGCAATCGGCGCAGGAGATGGCGGAATCGACTGCCAGAGCCGTGGACGAAGCCGCCGACAGCGCGGCCGAGACGGGCAGCGACATGATTGAATCCGCGCAGGAAACGGGGCAGGCCGCCATGGACACCGGTGCCGAGGCGCTCGAGGACGCCGGGGATAAGCTCGCCGAAGCCGGCGAGACGGCCAGCGAGACCGCCGCCGCAGCGGCCGGCCAGGACAGCGATCCCGCCGCCGGCGAGTCCGTCTACAAGGCCAACTGTTTCGCCTGCCACGGCGCCGGCGTGGCCGGTGCGCCCAAGCTCGGGGATAGCGCGAACTGGGCGCCGCGGATCGAACAGGGCATGGACGTCCTCTATACCCACGCCATCGAGGGCTACCAGGGCGAAAGCGGCTACATGCCACCCAAGGGCGGCTTCACCAGCCTCAGCGACGAGGAAGTGAAAGCAGCCGTGCAGTACATGGTGGAGGAAAGCCGCTAG